A DNA window from Natronogracilivirga saccharolytica contains the following coding sequences:
- a CDS encoding carbon starvation protein A, translating to MSVLAIVAGTAAILLSAYRFYGAFISRKLGIDNKNTTPAHKQKDGVDYVPSNRFVVLGHHFASIAGAGPIVGPVIAVSFGWMPALIWIIIGGIFFGAVHDITSMVASLRHRGKSIGEIIQEYIGDTGKKLFLVFAFATLLLIIAVFMDIVARTFVTVPGAASASVFFILLALLFGIVINKTGVPLWMSTGIGVGLLYFFVYLGEVVPLEIGYGYWIAILVAYIFLAAVTPVSILLQPRDFLNSFLLYGMILFGAAGILVGNPRIEMGASVHFQVDQLGYLFPVLFVTIACGAISGFHSLVASGTTSKQINREEDARMIGFGGMLIETLLAVIAVMAVAVMTRADFITRLADVGPVTLFSEGLGGFISSLGIPAEVAIAFVALTVSAFALTTLDTCTRLARFVIQEYAEDLNESTVRHFFMNRFFVTFLVVIMSGMLLFSGQFEQLWPIFGSANQLLAALALLAGTVWLAKMNVNPIFTVIPMIFMFLVTLLSLLVFAWNQYQQQSWFLSVLSIALFVLAIVLVIMARNSLRQFYRQERHDETKAGVKTVSNK from the coding sequence ATGTCCGTTTTAGCCATTGTTGCCGGTACCGCTGCCATTTTATTAAGTGCATACAGGTTTTACGGTGCATTCATATCCCGCAAGCTCGGGATTGACAACAAAAACACCACACCCGCTCACAAACAAAAGGATGGCGTTGACTATGTACCAAGCAACCGTTTTGTGGTACTTGGACATCATTTCGCTTCAATTGCCGGTGCAGGACCCATCGTTGGTCCCGTAATAGCTGTTTCATTCGGCTGGATGCCGGCACTGATCTGGATTATTATCGGGGGGATATTTTTTGGTGCCGTCCATGACATCACCTCCATGGTTGCATCACTGCGTCACCGGGGCAAATCAATCGGTGAAATTATCCAGGAATACATCGGCGATACAGGCAAAAAACTATTCCTCGTCTTTGCATTTGCGACTCTGCTTCTGATAATCGCCGTATTCATGGATATCGTTGCCCGGACCTTTGTTACCGTACCCGGCGCAGCCTCAGCATCCGTCTTTTTTATATTACTGGCACTTCTGTTTGGAATAGTAATCAACAAAACAGGCGTCCCGTTGTGGATGAGTACGGGAATCGGTGTCGGGCTTCTCTATTTTTTCGTATATCTTGGCGAAGTCGTTCCCCTTGAAATCGGTTACGGATACTGGATTGCCATTCTTGTGGCCTATATTTTTCTCGCTGCAGTCACCCCGGTCTCCATTCTTCTCCAGCCTCGTGATTTTCTGAATTCCTTTCTGCTTTACGGGATGATACTTTTCGGGGCGGCCGGAATCCTGGTTGGCAATCCGAGAATTGAAATGGGTGCTTCCGTACACTTCCAGGTAGATCAGCTTGGTTACCTGTTTCCCGTTTTATTTGTGACCATCGCCTGTGGTGCTATCTCCGGTTTTCACTCGCTGGTTGCATCCGGAACCACATCCAAACAAATAAACAGGGAAGAAGATGCCAGAATGATCGGTTTCGGTGGTATGCTCATTGAAACCCTTCTTGCTGTCATAGCAGTCATGGCTGTTGCCGTCATGACAAGGGCGGATTTCATAACCAGGCTTGCCGATGTGGGTCCGGTTACTTTGTTTTCTGAAGGGCTTGGAGGATTCATCTCATCGCTCGGAATACCGGCAGAAGTTGCCATCGCTTTTGTTGCATTAACCGTATCAGCATTTGCTCTTACAACACTTGACACCTGCACACGGCTGGCTCGTTTCGTGATTCAGGAGTATGCTGAAGATCTGAATGAATCCACAGTCCGGCACTTTTTCATGAATCGGTTTTTTGTCACTTTTCTGGTAGTTATAATGAGCGGCATGCTCCTTTTCAGCGGTCAGTTTGAGCAGCTTTGGCCCATATTCGGCTCTGCCAATCAGCTGCTGGCCGCCCTTGCCCTGCTGGCCGGTACCGTATGGCTTGCAAAGATGAACGTCAATCCAATTTTCACGGTCATACCAATGATATTCATGTTCCTGGTCACCCTGCTTTCGCTCCTGGTTTTTGCCTGGAATCAGTATCAGCAGCAAAGCTGGTTCCTGAGTGTGCTGTCCATCGCTTTGTTTGTCCTCGCTATCGTCCTGGTAATCATGGCACGAAACAGTCTCAGACAATTCTACCGGCAGGAGCGTCATGATGAAACCAAAGCAGGTGTTAAAACCGTTTCAAATAAGTAG